A region from the Campylobacter subantarcticus LMG 24377 genome encodes:
- a CDS encoding DUF2972 domain-containing protein, which produces MDKYLNLISCDIPILIQTRDPISLLKHSYGRDWSKVQRNYNQNFNLNFNYQEYINFLKPNKTYMKDDFENLLENTFIMHTLLNKINTNNITYIDMCDLNEKKAYNTFISLADKFDFTPPHNDENLFKRKEFRGYIRYLFPLIFQVDCEIKLIINRYHISNEQINIFSYISNNDLKNNIGIYIDKNKISKFLNHKNYARIKQYLSNFLDAIKEIVDYTETNLMKEDEVLDYLKKNKTARLKLKDILDKELIHIKNFRPDIVKSWKYYQEFEKFFS; this is translated from the coding sequence TTGGATAAATATTTAAATTTAATTAGTTGTGATATACCTATACTAATTCAAACACGAGATCCCATATCCTTATTAAAACATTCATATGGAAGAGATTGGAGTAAAGTTCAAAGAAACTATAATCAAAATTTTAACTTAAATTTTAACTACCAAGAATATATTAATTTTTTAAAACCAAACAAAACTTACATGAAAGATGATTTTGAAAATTTATTAGAAAATACTTTTATAATGCATACTCTACTTAATAAAATTAACACAAACAATATTACTTATATAGATATGTGTGATTTAAACGAAAAAAAAGCTTATAATACTTTTATTAGCTTGGCAGATAAATTTGATTTTACCCCCCCCCATAATGATGAAAATCTTTTTAAAAGAAAAGAATTTAGAGGTTATATAAGATATTTATTTCCTTTAATTTTTCAAGTAGATTGTGAAATAAAATTAATTATTAATAGATATCATATAAGCAACGAACAAATAAATATTTTTTCCTACATTAGCAATAATGATCTTAAAAATAACATTGGTATTTATATAGATAAAAATAAAATATCTAAATTTTTAAATCATAAAAATTATGCAAGAATCAAACAATACTTATCCAATTTTTTAGACGCAATCAAAGAAATTGTTGACTACACAGAAACAAATCTTATGAAAGAAGATGAAGTATTAGACTATCTCAAGAAAAACAAAACAGCAAGATTGAAACTCAAAGATATATTAGATAAAGAACTGATACATATTAAAAATTTCCGCCCTGATATTGTAAAATCATGGAAGTATTATCAAGAGTTTGAAAAATTCTTTAGCTAA
- the uvrB gene encoding excinuclease ABC subunit UvrB: MFELTSDFSPSPDQKQAIDGLVKSIKAGNKYQTLLGVTGSGKTFTMANIIKNLNMPTLIMSHNKSLCAQLYSEFKGFFANNHVEYFISYYDYYQPEAYIPRTDVFIEKDSSTNEDLERLRLSASASLLSYDDVICIASVSANYGLGNPSEYVGMVLILELNMQISQKELLKKLVDMGYKRNDNFFDRADFRVNGDIVDIYPAYYEDEAIRLEFFGDELEAMYHYNVLENKKGKDLKKFILYPTSQFSVGETRLKEAIKGIKAELNKRLAYFENENKLVEAQRLKQRVEFDLEMLQSTGMCKGVENYALHLTGLKSGDTPYTLFDYFAIKNQDFLVIVDESHVSLPQFRGMFAGDRSRKQTLVDYGFRLPSALDNRPLMFDEFINKNCKFLFVSATPAPLELELSKENIFYQIMRPTGLLDPKIEIKDSENQVEILYDEAKKVIERNERVLITVLTKKMAEELSKYYLELGLKVKYMHSEIDAIERNEIIRGLRSGAFDILIGINLLREGLDLPEVSLIAIMDADKEGFLRSTTALIQTMGRAARNVNGKVLLFAKKITKSMQEAIDTTNERRTLQEAYNKKHNITPTSVKRNIEESLKHELEQGEIYRKGKELEKMPAKERAKIVKELRKQMLEAAKNLEFEKAAMLRDEINKLRTL, encoded by the coding sequence ATGTTTGAACTTACTAGCGACTTTAGTCCAAGTCCTGATCAAAAACAAGCCATTGATGGTTTGGTAAAAAGCATTAAAGCAGGCAATAAATACCAAACCTTGCTAGGTGTTACAGGTAGTGGAAAAACTTTCACTATGGCAAATATCATTAAAAACTTAAACATGCCTACTCTTATCATGAGTCACAATAAAAGCTTATGCGCGCAACTTTATAGTGAATTTAAAGGCTTTTTTGCAAATAATCATGTGGAGTATTTTATAAGCTATTATGATTATTATCAACCCGAGGCTTATATTCCAAGAACCGATGTTTTTATAGAAAAAGACAGCTCTACTAATGAAGACTTAGAAAGATTAAGACTAAGCGCAAGTGCTTCGCTTTTAAGTTATGATGATGTTATTTGCATAGCTAGTGTTTCAGCAAATTATGGTTTGGGAAATCCAAGTGAGTATGTGGGTATGGTTTTGATTTTAGAGCTTAATATGCAAATTTCACAAAAAGAACTTTTAAAAAAACTTGTAGATATGGGTTATAAACGCAATGATAACTTCTTTGATAGAGCTGATTTTAGAGTAAATGGAGATATAGTAGATATATATCCAGCTTATTATGAGGATGAAGCTATTAGACTTGAATTTTTTGGCGATGAACTTGAGGCGATGTATCATTATAATGTTTTAGAAAATAAAAAAGGTAAAGACTTAAAAAAATTTATACTTTATCCAACTAGTCAATTTAGCGTAGGTGAAACTAGACTTAAAGAGGCTATAAAAGGTATAAAAGCTGAATTAAATAAACGCCTTGCTTATTTTGAAAATGAAAATAAACTCGTAGAAGCACAAAGACTAAAACAAAGGGTAGAATTTGACCTTGAAATGCTTCAAAGCACCGGCATGTGTAAAGGGGTAGAAAATTATGCCTTGCATTTAACAGGGCTTAAGAGCGGCGATACACCTTATACGCTTTTTGATTATTTTGCCATTAAAAATCAAGATTTTTTAGTCATTGTAGATGAATCTCATGTATCTTTACCACAATTTCGCGGAATGTTTGCAGGGGATAGAAGCAGAAAGCAAACTTTGGTTGATTATGGTTTTCGCTTGCCAAGTGCCTTAGATAATAGACCTTTGATGTTTGATGAATTTATTAATAAAAATTGTAAATTTTTATTTGTTTCAGCTACACCTGCACCTTTAGAACTAGAATTAAGCAAAGAAAATATTTTTTATCAAATCATGCGTCCAACAGGGCTTTTAGATCCTAAAATAGAAATCAAAGATAGTGAAAATCAAGTAGAAATTTTATATGATGAAGCTAAAAAAGTTATAGAGCGTAATGAAAGAGTTTTAATAACCGTTTTAACTAAAAAAATGGCTGAAGAGCTTAGTAAATACTACTTAGAACTTGGCTTAAAAGTAAAATACATGCACTCAGAAATTGATGCAATTGAGCGCAATGAAATCATCCGTGGCTTAAGAAGTGGCGCTTTTGATATTTTAATCGGGATTAATCTTTTAAGAGAAGGACTTGATTTACCTGAAGTTTCCCTTATAGCGATTATGGATGCAGACAAGGAAGGCTTTTTAAGAAGCACCACTGCACTCATTCAAACGATGGGACGCGCGGCTAGAAATGTCAATGGAAAAGTATTGCTTTTTGCTAAAAAAATCACAAAATCTATGCAAGAAGCTATCGATACCACCAATGAAAGAAGAACCCTACAAGAAGCTTATAATAAAAAGCACAACATCACACCAACCTCAGTAAAAAGAAACATAGAAGAAAGTTTAAAACATGAGCTTGAACAAGGAGAAATTTATCGTAAAGGCAAAGAACTTGAAAAAATGCCTGCGAAAGAACGCGCTAAAATAGTAAAAGAATTAAGAAAACAAATGCTAGAAGCAGCTAAAAATCTTGAGTTTGAGAAAGCGGCAATGCTTAGAGATGAAATTAATAAATTAAGAACTTTATAA
- the efp gene encoding elongation factor P — protein sequence MASYGMGDLKKGLKIEIDGIPFKIVEYQHVKPGKGPAFVRIKIKSFIDGKVLEKTFHAGDKCESPNLEEKQMQYLYDDGENCQFMDTQTYEQVAISDEDVGEAKKWMLDGTMVDVLFHNGKAIGVEVPQVMELKIVETAPNFKGDTQGSNKKPATLETGAVIQIPFHVLEGEVIRVDTVRGEYIERANK from the coding sequence ATGGCTTCTTATGGAATGGGAGATTTAAAAAAAGGTTTAAAAATAGAAATTGATGGTATTCCTTTTAAAATTGTTGAATATCAACATGTAAAACCAGGAAAAGGTCCTGCGTTTGTTCGTATTAAAATTAAATCTTTTATTGATGGTAAAGTTTTAGAAAAAACTTTTCATGCAGGGGATAAATGCGAATCTCCAAATTTAGAAGAAAAGCAAATGCAATATCTTTACGATGATGGTGAAAATTGTCAATTCATGGATACACAAACTTATGAGCAAGTAGCAATTAGCGATGAGGATGTGGGTGAAGCTAAAAAATGGATGCTCGATGGAACCATGGTTGATGTTTTATTTCATAATGGAAAAGCAATTGGTGTTGAAGTACCTCAAGTAATGGAACTTAAAATCGTTGAAACAGCACCAAATTTTAAAGGCGATACCCAAGGTTCAAATAAAAAACCAGCTACTTTGGAAACAGGTGCAGTGATTCAAATTCCTTTCCATGTACTAGAAGGGGAAGTAATCCGTGTTGATACTGTGCGTGGAGAGTATATAGAAAGAGCAAATAAATAA
- a CDS encoding biotin/lipoyl-binding protein — MLKFLLLIIAIFSFYACSNSNNKFDAMGIFESDEIIVSSEIQGKILEFNIQEGQKLQKDQIIGKIDSVTLELKKKKLYHVIEVLKLQN; from the coding sequence ATGCTCAAATTTCTTTTGCTTATCATAGCAATATTTTCTTTTTATGCATGTTCTAATTCAAATAATAAATTTGATGCAATGGGAATTTTTGAAAGTGATGAGATAATTGTCTCTAGTGAAATACAAGGAAAAATTTTAGAATTTAATATCCAAGAAGGACAAAAACTACAAAAAGACCAAATAATAGGAAAAATAGATAGTGTTACTTTGGAGTTAAAAAAGAAAAAGCTTTATCATGTTATTGAAGTATTAAAACTACAAAACTAG
- a CDS encoding nicotinate phosphoribosyltransferase, subgroup A produces the protein MNSSLLCDFYELSMAYAYFKQNMHKQIVYFEVFFRKAPDNASYAVFCGLEQIIDHINYFSFSKDDIDFLKNTQKFGDDFLNYLSTLKFSGDILSIKEGECVFANTPLMIIKAPIIEALLLETLILLTLNHQCLIATKAGRITQIAKEKLLLEFGSRRAHGESAALNGSRAAFIGGFHASACTLAGKKFNIPISGTMSHAWVQMFDDELSAFRAYCQIYKDNISLLIDTYDYKKGIENAILVFNELNAQNSMQNYSIRIDSGDLLKISKYIRKKLDLASLTKCKIIVSNALDEFIIEKLLKNKAPIDVFGVGEKLITSASSPIFGAVYKLVAIEKDDQIIPKIKISANSSKTTLPHFKKLIRYYKNNKANFDILYTHDESIKNYQGYTYKILHELIFKDGKLVYELPNLKNIQEYHKKSVDGLDFKLKKLQNPSIYKVKISKKLQNTQKTYLEKN, from the coding sequence ATGAATTCTTCATTATTGTGTGATTTTTACGAGCTAAGTATGGCTTATGCATATTTTAAACAAAATATGCATAAGCAAATTGTTTATTTTGAAGTTTTTTTTAGAAAAGCTCCCGATAATGCTTCTTACGCTGTTTTTTGCGGATTAGAACAAATCATAGATCATATTAATTATTTTTCTTTCTCTAAAGATGACATAGATTTTTTGAAAAATACTCAAAAATTTGGTGATGATTTTTTAAACTACCTTTCAACTTTAAAATTTAGTGGAGATATACTAAGTATTAAAGAAGGTGAATGTGTTTTTGCTAATACTCCTTTAATGATCATTAAAGCACCTATAATAGAGGCTTTATTATTGGAAACTTTGATACTTTTAACCCTAAATCATCAATGCCTAATTGCTACTAAAGCCGGCAGAATCACTCAAATTGCAAAAGAAAAATTGCTTTTAGAATTTGGCTCTCGCAGAGCCCATGGAGAAAGCGCGGCTTTAAATGGTTCTAGAGCTGCTTTTATAGGCGGTTTTCATGCAAGTGCTTGTACTTTAGCTGGAAAAAAATTTAATATTCCTATTAGCGGAACCATGTCTCATGCTTGGGTACAAATGTTTGATGATGAGTTAAGTGCTTTTAGGGCATATTGTCAAATTTATAAAGATAATATAAGTCTTTTGATTGATACTTATGATTATAAAAAAGGTATTGAAAATGCTATTTTGGTTTTTAATGAGTTAAATGCACAAAATTCTATGCAAAATTATTCTATCCGTATTGACTCAGGAGACTTGCTTAAAATCTCTAAATATATTAGAAAAAAACTAGATCTTGCCAGCTTAACAAAATGCAAAATCATAGTTAGCAATGCTTTAGATGAGTTCATCATAGAAAAATTACTAAAAAACAAAGCTCCAATCGATGTTTTTGGGGTAGGAGAAAAGCTTATTACTTCGGCAAGCTCGCCTATTTTTGGAGCTGTTTATAAGCTTGTTGCGATTGAAAAAGATGATCAAATCATCCCTAAAATAAAAATCAGTGCAAACTCAAGCAAAACAACCTTACCACATTTTAAAAAACTTATAAGGTATTATAAAAACAATAAAGCAAATTTTGATATCTTATATACACATGATGAGAGTATCAAAAATTACCAAGGCTATACATATAAAATTTTACACGAGCTTATTTTTAAAGATGGAAAATTAGTTTATGAGCTTCCTAACTTGAAAAATATTCAAGAGTATCATAAAAAAAGTGTTGATGGTTTAGATTTTAAACTAAAAAAACTCCAAAATCCAAGTATTTATAAAGTAAAAATTTCTAAAAAATTACAGAATACACAAAAAACTTACTTAGAAAAAAATTAA
- a CDS encoding ATP-binding cassette domain-containing protein, producing the protein MIEVKNLYKSYNNKKILSDINFNLNDSEILGTIGADGSGKSTLLKILSTLILPDTTKTKIYEYDLAKDYQ; encoded by the coding sequence ATGATTGAAGTAAAAAATCTTTATAAAAGTTACAATAATAAGAAAATTCTAAGTGATATTAATTTTAACCTAAATGATAGTGAAATTTTAGGTACTATTGGAGCAGATGGATCTGGCAAAAGCACTTTGTTAAAAATTTTAAGCACACTTATATTACCCGATACAACAAAAACTAAAATTTATGAATATGATCTAGCAAAAGACTATCAATAA
- the ispG gene encoding flavodoxin-dependent (E)-4-hydroxy-3-methylbut-2-enyl-diphosphate synthase — translation MTRYKTRQIKVGDVLIGGDAPISVQSMLFTKTRDVEGCLEQLNRLYFAGANIVRLACLDMADARALKEIKAKSPLPLIVDIHFNHKLAVFCAEFIDGVRINPGNIGSKENIKEVVQACRQRKIPIRIGVNHGSIEKQFSDKYGYNIEAMLGSALYNIKLLEDLDFFDIKISMKTSDVQNTIKAYEALRPLCDYPFHLGVTEAGTKFHSTVKSSIALGNLLLKGIGDTMRVSMTGELEEEIKVARAILQDSGVQKSGVNIISCPTCGRIQSDLIKAIKIVEEKTKHIKEPLNISVMGCVVNALGEAKGADVAIAFGKNQGLVIRHGEVVAKLKEDELVDRFLLEVEDEAKLREKD, via the coding sequence ATGACAAGATATAAAACAAGACAAATAAAAGTAGGTGATGTTTTAATAGGCGGAGATGCTCCTATTTCTGTGCAATCCATGCTTTTTACTAAAACAAGGGATGTTGAAGGTTGTTTAGAACAGCTTAACAGACTTTATTTTGCTGGTGCAAATATAGTGCGTTTAGCCTGTTTGGATATGGCAGATGCAAGAGCTTTAAAAGAAATTAAAGCAAAAAGCCCTTTACCTTTAATAGTGGATATACATTTTAATCATAAGCTAGCAGTTTTTTGTGCTGAATTTATCGATGGGGTAAGAATTAATCCAGGAAATATAGGCTCAAAAGAAAATATCAAAGAAGTGGTACAGGCTTGTAGACAAAGAAAAATTCCTATTAGAATAGGGGTAAATCATGGCTCTATAGAAAAGCAATTTAGCGATAAATATGGCTATAATATAGAGGCTATGCTTGGGAGTGCTTTGTATAATATAAAATTACTCGAAGATTTAGATTTTTTTGATATTAAAATTTCTATGAAAACTTCAGATGTGCAAAATACCATAAAAGCTTATGAGGCTCTAAGACCACTTTGTGATTATCCGTTTCATTTAGGAGTTACTGAGGCAGGGACTAAATTTCATAGTACGGTTAAAAGCTCAATTGCCTTGGGAAATTTGCTTTTAAAAGGTATAGGCGATACGATGAGAGTTTCTATGACAGGGGAGCTTGAAGAAGAGATTAAAGTAGCAAGGGCTATTTTGCAAGATAGCGGAGTACAAAAAAGTGGAGTAAATATCATCTCATGTCCAACTTGTGGAAGAATTCAAAGCGATTTGATTAAAGCGATTAAAATAGTAGAGGAAAAAACTAAACATATAAAAGAGCCATTAAATATAAGTGTTATGGGTTGTGTTGTAAATGCTTTGGGCGAAGCTAAGGGTGCTGATGTGGCGATTGCTTTTGGAAAAAATCAAGGTTTAGTTATAAGACATGGTGAAGTGGTAGCGAAATTAAAAGAAGATGAGCTTGTAGATAGATTTTTACTTGAAGTAGAAGATGAGGCAAAGCTTAGAGAAAAAGATTAA
- a CDS encoding primosomal protein N', whose translation MNFYQLAIKGYYLDILTYESEEEFEILDEVVVDLARKKNLKAIILQKCSKPDFKTQAIKEKTGFKLTQYQYELAQFIAYYYASKIAFVLGMFESIKEYKNEKIHIEKAPSLSKNQQEALEFIKTKQTSLLFGDTGSGKTEIYISLIKEHLEQGKQVLLLMPEIALTPQMQKRLKVYFGEHFFLWHSKITKKKKQECLQDLANSKALLVVGARSALFLPFKNLGLIIIDEEHDNSYKASNNPKINARDLALFIAKKMHIKVLLGSATPSIVSFYKHPCFRLKGTFFESKKQFLYDESELSVSSKLLLELKISLRNKKQAVVFLPTRANFRQILCKECANTIKCPFCSIALSLHKNKNALKCHYCNFTKEIDQTCPTCNGVMLEAKKMGTAELCELLEKELAEFNPIIKRFDSDEVSSVKKLDMILKDFNQEKIDILVGTSMLAKGHDYHNVDLSVILGLDEYLFRPNFKALEETLALAMQVAGRAGRKGEGRVLLQTKNRSFFEKYIQDYDSFLKDELNARNELYPPFKRLLRLIIEDEDKNKALNLCEFIANKVQELKQVQLVGHGACGIEMLNKKWRFYVLLRANTHQELVKFEHFALNFKNITCDIDPVDFS comes from the coding sequence TTGAATTTTTATCAACTTGCTATTAAAGGATATTATTTAGATATCTTAACTTATGAAAGTGAGGAAGAATTTGAAATTTTAGATGAGGTGGTAGTTGATCTTGCAAGGAAAAAAAATCTCAAAGCTATAATCTTACAAAAATGTTCAAAGCCTGATTTTAAAACCCAAGCTATAAAAGAAAAAACAGGTTTTAAGCTAACACAATACCAATATGAACTTGCTCAGTTTATTGCTTATTATTATGCTAGTAAAATAGCTTTTGTTTTGGGCATGTTTGAAAGCATTAAAGAGTATAAAAATGAAAAAATTCATATAGAAAAAGCACCTAGTTTAAGTAAAAACCAGCAAGAGGCTTTGGAATTTATAAAAACCAAACAAACTAGTTTGCTATTTGGTGATACAGGAAGTGGTAAAACTGAAATTTATATTAGCTTGATAAAAGAGCATCTAGAGCAAGGAAAGCAAGTTTTGCTTTTAATGCCAGAAATCGCTCTAACTCCGCAAATGCAAAAAAGATTAAAAGTGTATTTTGGTGAGCATTTTTTCTTGTGGCATTCTAAAATTACTAAGAAAAAAAAGCAAGAATGTTTGCAAGATTTGGCAAATTCAAAAGCTCTTTTAGTGGTGGGAGCTAGGTCGGCTTTGTTTTTGCCTTTTAAGAATTTGGGTTTGATTATTATTGATGAAGAGCATGATAATTCTTATAAAGCTTCTAATAATCCAAAAATCAATGCAAGAGATTTGGCTTTATTTATAGCAAAAAAAATGCATATAAAAGTTCTTTTGGGTTCTGCTACTCCAAGTATTGTGAGTTTTTATAAACATCCTTGTTTTAGACTTAAAGGAACTTTCTTTGAAAGCAAAAAGCAGTTTTTATACGATGAGAGTGAGCTTAGTGTTTCATCAAAATTGCTTTTAGAATTAAAAATTAGCTTAAGAAATAAAAAGCAAGCCGTGGTATTTTTACCTACAAGGGCAAATTTTAGACAAATTTTATGTAAAGAATGTGCTAATACCATTAAATGTCCTTTTTGCTCTATTGCTTTGAGTTTACATAAAAATAAAAATGCATTAAAATGCCACTATTGTAATTTCACTAAAGAAATCGATCAAACCTGCCCAACTTGCAATGGAGTTATGCTTGAAGCTAAAAAAATGGGTACAGCAGAGCTTTGTGAGCTTTTAGAAAAAGAATTAGCTGAGTTTAATCCTATCATAAAAAGATTTGATAGTGATGAGGTTAGCAGTGTAAAAAAGCTTGATATGATTTTAAAAGATTTTAATCAAGAAAAAATTGATATTTTAGTAGGTACTTCCATGCTTGCTAAAGGACATGATTATCATAATGTGGATTTGAGTGTGATTTTGGGTCTTGATGAGTATTTATTTAGACCTAATTTTAAAGCTTTGGAAGAGACTTTGGCTCTTGCTATGCAAGTAGCAGGTCGTGCAGGTCGAAAGGGCGAGGGTAGGGTGCTTTTACAAACTAAGAATAGATCTTTTTTTGAAAAATATATACAAGATTATGATAGCTTTTTAAAAGATGAATTAAATGCTAGAAATGAACTTTACCCTCCATTTAAAAGACTTTTAAGGCTAATTATTGAAGATGAGGATAAAAACAAAGCTTTAAATTTGTGTGAATTTATAGCTAATAAAGTTCAAGAATTAAAACAAGTGCAATTAGTAGGCCATGGTGCTTGTGGCATTGAAATGCTAAATAAGAAATGGCGTTTTTATGTATTATTGCGTGCTAATACTCATCAAGAGCTTGTAAAATTTGAGCATTTTGCCTTAAATTTTAAAAATATTACTTGCGATATAGATCCGGTTGATTTTAGCTAA
- the ftsZ gene encoding cell division protein FtsZ, protein MSEYLVEEMQHAKGAKIKVIGCGGGGGNMIDHMVNMGLHDLDLISANTDAQAIAKSLAKTRIQLGEKKTKGLGAGMQPEIGAESARESFEEVKAALSQSDIVFISAGLGGGTGTGAAPVVAQAAKEVGALTVSVVTMPFTFEGKQRKKLAETGLAELKKESDSIIVIQNEKLLSILPKKAGIKEAFKLVDDILARAVRGMVSILLEDGDINVDFADVRTVMSHRGLALMGVGHGEGENAIMDALSSAIESPLLDGMTMKGVKGVIIHYKIGPECSLIEISQATQSISDIADENAKVIFGATTDENMGDRVEVTIIATGFEDKTEIENAKEQEESKKNSYMNLRKASGGFDEEVISQLDVPAFLRRQMD, encoded by the coding sequence ATGAGCGAATATCTAGTAGAAGAAATGCAACACGCAAAAGGCGCAAAAATAAAAGTCATAGGCTGCGGTGGCGGTGGCGGTAATATGATAGATCATATGGTAAACATGGGCTTACATGATCTTGATCTTATCTCAGCAAACACCGATGCACAAGCTATAGCAAAATCTTTAGCAAAAACTAGAATTCAACTAGGCGAAAAGAAAACAAAAGGTCTAGGTGCAGGAATGCAACCAGAAATTGGAGCAGAAAGCGCTAGAGAGAGTTTTGAAGAAGTAAAAGCGGCTTTAAGTCAAAGCGATATTGTTTTTATTTCAGCAGGACTTGGTGGTGGAACTGGTACAGGTGCGGCTCCTGTTGTAGCACAAGCTGCTAAAGAAGTAGGTGCACTAACAGTTTCAGTTGTGACTATGCCTTTTACATTTGAAGGAAAACAAAGAAAAAAATTAGCCGAAACTGGCTTGGCTGAATTAAAAAAAGAAAGTGATTCTATCATTGTAATCCAAAATGAAAAACTTCTTAGCATACTTCCAAAAAAAGCAGGTATAAAAGAAGCATTTAAACTAGTAGATGATATCTTAGCTAGAGCTGTTAGGGGTATGGTGTCTATCCTTTTAGAAGATGGCGATATTAACGTTGACTTTGCTGATGTTAGAACTGTTATGAGCCATAGAGGTTTGGCTTTAATGGGTGTGGGTCATGGAGAAGGTGAAAATGCCATCATGGATGCATTATCAAGTGCTATAGAATCTCCATTATTAGATGGCATGACTATGAAAGGCGTTAAAGGCGTAATCATTCACTATAAAATTGGACCTGAATGCTCATTGATAGAAATTTCACAAGCCACTCAAAGCATTAGTGATATAGCAGATGAAAATGCGAAAGTAATCTTTGGTGCAACTACTGATGAGAATATGGGCGATCGTGTTGAAGTTACTATCATTGCTACAGGTTTTGAAGATAAAACTGAAATAGAAAACGCTAAAGAACAAGAAGAAAGTAAAAAAAATAGCTATATGAATTTACGTAAAGCTAGCGGCGGATTTGATGAGGAAGTGATTTCTCAACTTGATGTTCCTGCTTTCTTACGTCGCCAAATGGATTAA
- a CDS encoding ABC transporter permease produces MNLYKHITIFSTCKDVKKCIENNIYDTILEFNSNFERNFSKENKLNLFHYINAINGVKANISLTYINKIIASSLNFKQYKINILSNFKFNPNLNYQHYMIPALSTIAFTLLCGFFQQLTL; encoded by the coding sequence TTGAATTTGTACAAACATATCACAATATTTTCCACATGCAAAGATGTTAAAAAATGTATAGAAAATAACATTTATGATACAATACTAGAATTTAACTCAAATTTTGAACGCAATTTTTCCAAAGAAAATAAATTAAATTTATTTCATTATATTAATGCTATAAATGGAGTAAAAGCAAATATATCCTTAACCTATATAAACAAAATCATCGCTTCAAGCTTAAATTTCAAACAATACAAAATCAACATCTTAAGCAATTTCAAATTTAATCCAAATCTTAATTATCAACATTATATGATTCCTGCTTTAAGTACTATAGCATTTACTCTACTTTGTGGTTTTTTCCAGCAATTAACATTGTAA
- a CDS encoding ABC transporter permease, whose translation MVLIYILAIFVFGIIISNYSNTMAQAMFVIICFMMIFILMSGLFTFILSMPKWAYILSHPNPLKYFIESLKKIFLKKLIQQIFILIL comes from the coding sequence GTGGTGTTAATTTATATTTTAGCTATTTTTGTATTTGGAATTATCATATCTAACTATTCTAATACCATGGCACAAGCTATGTTTGTAATTATTTGCTTCATGATGATTTTTATATTAATGAGTGGACTTTTTACTTTTATACTTTCTATGCCAAAATGGGCTTATATTTTAAGCCATCCAAATCCATTAAAATACTTTATAGAATCTTTAAAAAAGATTTTTCTAAAAAAGTTGATACAACAAATTTTTATTCTAATTTTATAA
- a CDS encoding type II secretion system protein: MQTKKAFTLIELVFCMMIIAILSAIAYPYFSFGKNDAKLIQVKSEVELINASLSLLRNQFLFKESKDFPAILDEALINSENQKLFICSNSQNHKNIKQCTYSVLEKPIISSKKSWMKIANTQYRFFINTKNYIDFSYNSEKVFLECVSLNCKDYGL; this comes from the coding sequence ATGCAAACAAAAAAAGCTTTTACTTTGATAGAGCTTGTTTTTTGTATGATGATTATTGCTATTCTTAGCGCAATTGCCTATCCGTATTTTTCTTTTGGAAAAAATGATGCTAAACTCATTCAGGTAAAAAGTGAGGTAGAGCTTATTAATGCTTCTTTATCCTTACTTAGAAATCAGTTTTTATTTAAAGAAAGTAAGGATTTTCCGGCTATTTTAGATGAAGCTTTGATAAATAGTGAAAATCAAAAATTATTTATATGTTCTAATTCTCAAAATCATAAAAATATAAAACAATGCACTTATAGCGTTTTAGAAAAACCAATCATTTCATCTAAAAAATCGTGGATGAAAATAGCAAACACTCAATATAGATTTTTCATAAATACTAAAAATTACATAGATTTTTCTTATAATAGTGAAAAAGTTTTTTTAGAATGTGTGAGTTTAAATTGTAAGGATTATGGGCTTTGA